CGTCAGCAGCTCACCAACCTGCTGTTCGCCTAGCGACGCCGCAGGAACGTCGCGCCGAGCGGGGGCACTCGCAGGGACACGGACTGGCCGTGGCCGTGCGCGGGTGCCCCGTTTGCGATGAGCGTGTCGTTCGTCACTCCGCTGCCGCCGAAGGCGAGGTCGTCGGAGTTGAGTACTTCATCCCACGCGCCGCCCGAGGGCAGCCCGAGCTCGTACCCCTCGAGCGAATGGTTCGAGAAGTTGAACACGGCAGCGAGCGCGCCGCCCGAGCGATCGCGGCGGACGAACGCGAGCAGGCTGTTCTGCGAGTCGTCGCCCGAAATCCACTGGAGTCCCGCGGGGTCGTTGTCGAGCTCCCACATCGCGGGCGTCGAGCGGTAGAGATTGTTCAGCGCCGCGACGTAGCGCTGGATGCCCGAGAACGTGTCGTTTTCGAGCAGCCACCAGTCGAGGCCCTTGTCCTCCGACCACTCGCTCGGCTGACCGAACTCCTGCCCCATGAACAGCAGCTGCTTGCCCGGGTGGCCCCACTGGTAGGAGTAGAACAGGCGCATGTTCGCGGCCTTCTGCCAGTCATCGCCGGGCATCTTCGAGAACATCGAGCCCTTGCCGTGCACGACCTCGTCGTGCGAGATCGGCAGGATGTACTGCTCGCTCCACGCGTACACGAACGAGAACGTCAGGTCGCCCTGGTGCCACTTGCGGTAGATCGGGTCCTTCGCGATGTAGCGAAGGTTGTCGTTCATCCACCCCATGTTCCACTTGAGCCCGAAGCCAAGCCCGCCCTCGTCCGTCGCGCGAGTGACGCCCGGGTAGCTCGTCGATTCCTCGGCGATCATGACGATGCCGGGGTTGAGCTTGTACGCGGTCGCGTTGACTTCCTGGAGGAAGTCGATGGCCTCGTAGTATTCGCGGCCGCCGTCCTTGTTCGGCAGCCACTCGTCGCGCGAGTAGTCGCGGTAGATGATCGAGGCCACCGCGTCGACGCGCAGGCCGTCGATGTGGAACTCCTCGAGCCAGTACAGGGCGTTCGCGACGAGGAAGTTGCGCACTTGCGAGTCACCGAAGTTGAACACGTAGGTGCCCCAGTCGGCCTGGTGGCCGAGGCGGGGGTCGGGGTGCTCGTAGAGCGCCTGACCGTCGAACTCGGCGAGGCCGAACGCATCCTTGGGAAAGTGCCCCGGCACCCAGTCCATGATCACGCCGTAGCCCGCCTGGTGCAGGCGGTCGATGAGGTAGCGGAGGTCATCGGGGGAGCCGAGGCGCGAGGTCGGTGCGTAGTAGCCGGTGACCTGATAGCCCCACGAGCCACCGAAGGGGTGCTCGGCGAGGGGCATGAACTCGACGTGCGTGAACTGCATCCCGTTGAGGTAGGTGATCAGTTCGTCGGCGAGCTCGCGGTAGCCGAGGCCCGGTCGCCACGACATCGCGTGGAGCTCGTAGACGCTCATCGGCTGGTTGTGCGGGTCGGTGGATGCGCGGTGCGCGAGCCACTCGCCGTCGCCCCACTCGTGCTGCGAGGGCTGGGCGATGACGGATGCCGTGTGCGGCGGCCGCTCGGCGTGCAGCGCCATCGGGTCGGCCTTGTCGATCCACATGCCGTCCTGGCTGAGGATCTGGAACTTGTACGTCTCGTGCGCGCCAAGGCCCGGGATGAACAGTTCCCAGACGCCACGCTCGTTGAGGCGTCGCATCGCGTGCTGCGCGCCGTCCCAGCTGTTGAAGGAGCCGACGACGCGCACGGCCCGGGCGTGCGGAGCCCACACCGCGAAGGACGTGCCCTGGACGAACTTGTGGGTGCCGTAGTGCTCGCGGACGTGCGCGCCGAACACCTTCCAGAGCTGCTCGTGGCGGCCCTCGCCGAAGAGGTAAATGTCGGTGTCGCCAACCGAGGGCATGAACCGGTAGGGGTCATCCGTGGTATAGGTTTCGCCACCCTCGTAGGTCGTCTCGATCACGTAGTCGTCGAGGCCGTAGTTGTGGACGGCCGACCAGATACCGTGCGCGAGGTGCTCGAGCTCGATGGTTCGGCCCGAGGCCTCGAGCACGACGCGCACGCTTTTCGCGAGCGGGCGGCGTACTCGGACCGCGGTCGTGCCCTCCTCATCGAGGGGGTGCTGCCCGAGCACGCCGTGCGGGCCCGAATGGTGCCCCTCGGCGAGCGCGAGCAGCTCGGCGTCCGGGAAAATGTGGTCTTCGCTAACTGGCGTGTTCATTTCGCAACCGCGTTTCTCTTAGTGGTGCCGGACATTGAGTACGTGTGCCTGCCCTGGCGCGAGCCGGATGAAGTTGTAGTCGGACCAGTCCCAAATCGATCCGCTCAGGAGGTCCTCGACCTGGAATGTCGAGCCGTGTGGAATCCCGAACTTTTCGGTGTCCAGCACGAGGGTTGATTCCTGGGCGCTGAATGGGTCAAGGTTCACGACGGTGACGACGGTGTCGGGAATGCCTGAGCCCGTGTACCGCGCGTCGAGGTGCTTCGAGAACGAGAACACCTGCTGGTTGTCCGCGCTCTGCACCTCGAAGTTTCGCAGCTGCGTCAGGGCAGGATGCGCGCGCCGAATGCCATTGAGTCGGGTGATGAGCGGCGCGAGGGAAATCCCCGCGGCCTCTGCCGCCGCCCAGTTACGGTTCTTGAACTCGTACTTCTCGTTGTCGATGTTCTCTTCGGAGCCTGGGCGGGCGACGTTCTCGATGAGTTCGAAGCCGGAGTACATGCCCCAGTTCGAACCGGCCATCGCCGCGATCACGGCGCGCGCCTCGTACGCCGGTCGACCGCCTCGCTGCAGGTACTCCGTGAGGATGTCCGGGGTGTTGACGAAGAGGTTCGGCCGCATGAAATCGCTCGTGTCGTGCGAGATCTCGTCCAGGAACTCCTCGAGCTCTTCGCGGGTGTTGCGCCACGTGAAGTACGAGTACGACTGCTGGAAACCCGCCTTCGCAAGCGACTGCATCACCGCGG
This DNA window, taken from Gulosibacter molinativorax, encodes the following:
- the glgB gene encoding 1,4-alpha-glucan branching protein GlgB is translated as MNTPVSEDHIFPDAELLALAEGHHSGPHGVLGQHPLDEEGTTAVRVRRPLAKSVRVVLEASGRTIELEHLAHGIWSAVHNYGLDDYVIETTYEGGETYTTDDPYRFMPSVGDTDIYLFGEGRHEQLWKVFGAHVREHYGTHKFVQGTSFAVWAPHARAVRVVGSFNSWDGAQHAMRRLNERGVWELFIPGLGAHETYKFQILSQDGMWIDKADPMALHAERPPHTASVIAQPSQHEWGDGEWLAHRASTDPHNQPMSVYELHAMSWRPGLGYRELADELITYLNGMQFTHVEFMPLAEHPFGGSWGYQVTGYYAPTSRLGSPDDLRYLIDRLHQAGYGVIMDWVPGHFPKDAFGLAEFDGQALYEHPDPRLGHQADWGTYVFNFGDSQVRNFLVANALYWLEEFHIDGLRVDAVASIIYRDYSRDEWLPNKDGGREYYEAIDFLQEVNATAYKLNPGIVMIAEESTSYPGVTRATDEGGLGFGLKWNMGWMNDNLRYIAKDPIYRKWHQGDLTFSFVYAWSEQYILPISHDEVVHGKGSMFSKMPGDDWQKAANMRLFYSYQWGHPGKQLLFMGQEFGQPSEWSEDKGLDWWLLENDTFSGIQRYVAALNNLYRSTPAMWELDNDPAGLQWISGDDSQNSLLAFVRRDRSGGALAAVFNFSNHSLEGYELGLPSGGAWDEVLNSDDLAFGGSGVTNDTLIANGAPAHGHGQSVSLRVPPLGATFLRRR